The following coding sequences lie in one Lolium perenne isolate Kyuss_39 chromosome 2, Kyuss_2.0, whole genome shotgun sequence genomic window:
- the LOC139835619 gene encoding uncharacterized protein yields MSSGDDFDLSDSSSSDDSDLDELLKDDDLEATMLLLAVKDLEDRAKLLNRRRDSVFGRNHIQRNRLLGHEQLMEDYFAEVPTYRAHLFRRRYRMRRSLFVRIVKDCELHSNYFKQRRNAAGVMGFSAFQKISAAMRVGIKTF; encoded by the coding sequence ATGAGCTCGGGCGACGATTTCGATCTGTCGGATTCGTCGAGCTCCGACGATTCCGACCTCGACGAGCTGCTCAAGGACGACGACTTGGAGGCCACCATGCTCCTCCTCGCCGTCAAGGACCTGGAGGACCGCGCGAAGCTGCTGAATCGGAGGCGCGACTCCGTGTTCGGCCGCAACCACATCCAGCGGAATCGCCTCCTCGGCCACGAGCAGCTGATGGAGGACTACTTCGCCGAGGTACCTACCTATCGTGCCCATCTGTTTCGTAGGAGGTATCGCATGCGGCGTAGCTTGTTCGTCCGCATCGTCAAAGACTGCGAATTGCATTCGAATTACTTCAAGCAACGTAGGAATGCCGCCGGGGTGATGGGTTTCAGCGCATTCCAAAAGATCTCTGCTGCCATGAGG